A segment of the Vibrio sp. 16 genome:
GGTTACTTAATCTCGACAGAGGATGGTCGTGGTATTGATGTGTTTACATGGTTCACCGTGCCTGGCGCGGGAGCGTTGTTTGAAAACCAAGCAGACACCGCAGGCCTTATCCACTTTTACGCTGCATGGGCTCTGATACTAATGGCTGCTGCCCACGCCCTTGCTGCATTGAAACACCACTTTATTAACAAAGACAACACGCTACGCAAAATGATAGGAGCTTCAAAATGAAAAAAACGTTATTTGCTACAGGACTGGCTATGGTGATGGCACTGCCTTTTGGTGCAAGCGCAGCGGACTACGTTATTGATACAAAGGGCGCACACGCGTCAGTAAACTTCAAAGTTAGTCACCTTGGTTATAGTTTCATCAAAGGTCGTTTTAATAAATTTGATGGCGAATTCTCTTACGACCCAGCGAATGTTGCGGCATCGAAGGTGACGGTAAACGTTGACACTCGCAGTTTGGATTCAAACCATGCAGAGCGTGACAAGCACATTCGCAGTTCAGATTTCATTGATGCATCGAAGTTTTCAACCGCTACGTTTAAGAGCACGAGCGTGGTTGACAAAGGCGACGGTAACTTAGAAGTAACAGGTGATCTGAGCCTGCACGGTGTAACTAAGCCAATTACCATCGATGCGGAGTTTATCGGTGCAGGTCAAGACCCATGGGGTGGTCAACGTGCAGGTTTCTACGGCACAACGCGTCTAGAGTTGGCTGATTTCAACATCGCAGTGATGGGTACTTCAAGCTACGTTGATATGGAACTGCATGTAGAAGGTATTCAGAAGTAATTCCACTTACCTCCAAAAAATAAAGAAAGCCCTCAACCTAAGTGGTTGAGGGCTTTATTGGTCAAGCGACTTATTTCCCGACCAAATTTCCTAGCGTTTTTGACGTTGTTTTCCTATTCGTTATGCACTTTCTAATTCACGTTCTGTGTCGACCAACGTTACGCGGTCACCGTAAACATTGCGTAGTGAAGAAAGTACGTTTTCACGGGTGACCACACCAACAAACTGACCATTCTCAATCACAGGGAGTACATGTGGTTTGCTTACTTTCATACTCTTTGCGCGTTCTTCAAGAGATAGCGTGGTGAATTGTGTTGCGATGCCCATGCTGGTGG
Coding sequences within it:
- a CDS encoding YceI family protein, which gives rise to MKKTLFATGLAMVMALPFGASAADYVIDTKGAHASVNFKVSHLGYSFIKGRFNKFDGEFSYDPANVAASKVTVNVDTRSLDSNHAERDKHIRSSDFIDASKFSTATFKSTSVVDKGDGNLEVTGDLSLHGVTKPITIDAEFIGAGQDPWGGQRAGFYGTTRLELADFNIAVMGTSSYVDMELHVEGIQK